In Oncorhynchus clarkii lewisi isolate Uvic-CL-2024 chromosome 24, UVic_Ocla_1.0, whole genome shotgun sequence, one DNA window encodes the following:
- the LOC139382887 gene encoding osteocrin isoform X1, translating to MTWPPQSHDLNPFQIVWDELDCRVKEKQPTNAQHTVCGNSFKTVRKAFQMLGCGCVLLSCLLTVTLFHCSVDSLRLTQESPEYLDPVVLEESGLQARSSEQKAAGALTAKLLLLDHLDRLENDVIETKMKRSFPGSNTPLDRLSISTMDPKGSKQRKVVELPRRRVSVPIDRIGVGRLPSSRG from the exons atgacttggcctccacaatcacatgacctcaacccatttcagattgtttgggatgagctggactgcagagtgaaggaaaagcaaccaacaaatgctcagcatactgtatgtgggaactccttcaagactgttagaaaagcattccag atgcTGGGGTGCGGGTGTGTGCTTCTCTCGTGTCTCCTGACGGTGACTCTGTTCCACTGCAGCGTAGACAGCCTTCGCCTCACCCAGGAGAGCCCAGAG TACCTGGACCCGGTGGTTCTGGAGGAGTCAGGCCTGCAGGCCCGGTCCAGTGAGCAAAAGGCAGCAGGGGCTTTGACGGCCAAGTTACTACTACTTGACCACCTGGACCGCCTGGAGAACGATGTCATCGAGACCAAGATGAAGAGGAGCTTCCCAGGGTCCAACACTCCACTGGACCGCCTCTCCATCAGCACCATGGACCCTAAGGGCTCCAAGCAGAG GAAAGTTGTTGAACTGCCACGGAGGCGAGTGAGTGTTCCTATCGACCGGATCGGAGTGGGCCGTCTACCTAGCAGCCGAGGGTAG
- the LOC139382887 gene encoding osteocrin isoform X3, protein MLGCGCVLLSCLLTVTLFHCSVDSLRLTQESPEYLDPVVLEESGLQARSSEQKAAGALTAKLLLLDHLDRLENDVIETKMKRSFPGSNTPLDRLSISTMDPKGSKQRKVVELPRRRVSVPIDRIGVGRLPSSRG, encoded by the exons atgcTGGGGTGCGGGTGTGTGCTTCTCTCGTGTCTCCTGACGGTGACTCTGTTCCACTGCAGCGTAGACAGCCTTCGCCTCACCCAGGAGAGCCCAGAG TACCTGGACCCGGTGGTTCTGGAGGAGTCAGGCCTGCAGGCCCGGTCCAGTGAGCAAAAGGCAGCAGGGGCTTTGACGGCCAAGTTACTACTACTTGACCACCTGGACCGCCTGGAGAACGATGTCATCGAGACCAAGATGAAGAGGAGCTTCCCAGGGTCCAACACTCCACTGGACCGCCTCTCCATCAGCACCATGGACCCTAAGGGCTCCAAGCAGAG GAAAGTTGTTGAACTGCCACGGAGGCGAGTGAGTGTTCCTATCGACCGGATCGGAGTGGGCCGTCTACCTAGCAGCCGAGGGTAG
- the LOC139382887 gene encoding osteocrin isoform X2, with the protein MCVPDYLKPKMLGCGCVLLSCLLTVTLFHCSVDSLRLTQESPEYLDPVVLEESGLQARSSEQKAAGALTAKLLLLDHLDRLENDVIETKMKRSFPGSNTPLDRLSISTMDPKGSKQRKVVELPRRRVSVPIDRIGVGRLPSSRG; encoded by the exons atgcTGGGGTGCGGGTGTGTGCTTCTCTCGTGTCTCCTGACGGTGACTCTGTTCCACTGCAGCGTAGACAGCCTTCGCCTCACCCAGGAGAGCCCAGAG TACCTGGACCCGGTGGTTCTGGAGGAGTCAGGCCTGCAGGCCCGGTCCAGTGAGCAAAAGGCAGCAGGGGCTTTGACGGCCAAGTTACTACTACTTGACCACCTGGACCGCCTGGAGAACGATGTCATCGAGACCAAGATGAAGAGGAGCTTCCCAGGGTCCAACACTCCACTGGACCGCCTCTCCATCAGCACCATGGACCCTAAGGGCTCCAAGCAGAG GAAAGTTGTTGAACTGCCACGGAGGCGAGTGAGTGTTCCTATCGACCGGATCGGAGTGGGCCGTCTACCTAGCAGCCGAGGGTAG